The Persephonella sp. IF05-L8 region TTTTGAAGAGACTTTTTGTATATTTTCAAAGCTTCCTTTTGTTTTTCAAGGGAAAGGATTTGGGGTAGTTAGTTCATAAGTCCATAGGTAAAAAATTCCAATAAATAAACAATAAAGCTAAAGCTCTTTTCATTGAATTAACAGTCTTTGCATAGGCTTTTGTTTTTCTCCTAAACATTGCCAGTTTGTCCCTTATAACAGAATGCAACCCTTCATTCCAATTTGTTAAACCAAACTTCTTCTTTTTCCTATTCCTGAGGTTTTCGTAAATATGATATCCATCTGTATGAACCTGTTTGTATTTTGGTAGCTTTTGCTCTAAAACGTAAAACGTTTCTTCTGTTCGTTTACCTATCTCAAAAAACTTTATTCTCCTATCAGCTACTACTGTCCATAGCCAAAAATCATTATTCTTATTCCCTATATAACTACGCATCTCATCTATAGCTAAATTATTTACTTGTTTCTTTTTAAAAGCTTTTAATCTACCTTCATATTTTTTTTAAAGCTTTTTCTCCTTCCCTTCTTATCCACGTCCTTACTGTTTGGTATGGAACCTTTAAAACTCTGGCTATTGCCATCATAGTCATTCCTTCACAAAACATTCTGACTGCTAATTCTTTGTAGTTATGGGGATAGTAATTTCTCTCTGCATTTTCTACAAAGGTTCTGTTACAACTCTTACACAAATATCTTTGTTTCCTGTTTGGATTAAATCCTTTTTTTACCACCTTTTCTGAATTACAATATTTGCACCTCATAGTTATCTATTTTAACTCATGTTTCATTGAACTGAATACCGGATTTGGAAGTATATGGATTTTATATTAAATATGAGTTGTTGAAGGGTTAGGGTATATTCAATTTCTTTTATTTTTTCAGATATTTTTGAGATTTCTACCTTTCTCTCCAGCTCAAAACCTGTGAAAAGAGGTAAATTATAGGACATTCCAATAATAAATTGATTTTGAGCTCCCACTAAATTATGGATATTCACAGGAGGGGATATTGGGTACAAAATTCTTTTGTCCTCGTATCTTGTAAATGTTGCGAAAGTATCTACCTGACCAAATCTTTTGGCATTTGCTGCTCTGCTTTCAGATTTTTGGATTTGAACTTCTATTTTCTTCTGTTTTATTAATGGACTATTTTCTTTAGCGGTTTTAATAATCTCCTGTAGTGAAATTCCGTAGGATAATTGAAAGAATAATAGTGTTATTAGCCATATTGTATTTTTCATATTAACCTCTCAGTTATAATTAAATAACTAATTTATTAATTAATAATAAACTAAAAATTGTTTTATGTCAAGGATTAAAAGAAAATTTAACTTTATATTAATTCCATGTTTTAATAATAATATGAAATGTTATTAAGCAAATAAATTTTAGGAAGGTGTGGCCGTGGGAAGAAAAAGAAAGAGTGTTGAAGAAAGGAAAAAAGAGGTCTTTTATACTATCAGCCAGATTATAGCAGAAAAAGGTTTATCTGAAGTATCCACTATTGAGGTGGCAAAACGGTTAGGAGTTTCCCAGCCTGCCATTTATAAGTATTTCAAAAACAAGGATGAGATGATTATCTACTTTCTGGAAAATTTAAGGCAGGAGCTGGAAAAGATTACAGAAAAGGCTGAATATGGTGAGTCTGCACGGCAAAAGTTAAAAATAATAATAACGGAACATCTTAAGCTTATAGATGAAACCAAATCTTTACCTAAAATTGTTTTCTCGGATGTCTTATATGTGGATGAAGAGAAAAGAGATAAACTTAGAGAAATTGTTACATCTTACTGGGACAAGGTAAAGGAGATTATTGAGTTTGGAATAGAAAATGGAGAAATAAAGGATATAGACCCTGAATTTGCTGTTAGATTAATTATGGGGTTAATTCTATCAAGTTCTTTGAAATGGTTTGTAAACGGGATGAAAAATTCTATTTTAGATGAAAAAGATTTTATTTTAGATAATATATTTAAAATTTTATTAAAGGAAAAACAGACATAAAAATAAAAAGTTTAAAAGGATGTAAAAAGGGGCTTTAAAGCCCCTTTTTTTATTTATTCAGAACCTCAGCTACAGCATCTCCAATGAATGAGATGTTTTTAACTGTTTTTGCTCCTGCAGCCTCAAGGGCTTTGTATTTTTCTTCAGCAGTTCCTTTACCACCAGCAATAATAGCACCTGCGTGTCCCATTCTTTTTCCTGGAGGTGCTGTCACACCTGCGATATAGGCAACAACAGGTTTAGTAACATATTCTTTAATAAATTCAGCAGCTTCTTCCTCTGCTGTTCCACCAATTTCTCCAATCATAACAATAGCTTCTGTTTCAGGGTCATCCTGGAACCATTTTAAAACATCAGCAAAAACAGTTCCAGGAACTGGGTCTCCACCTATTCCGATAACTGTTGATTGTCCAATTCCTCTGTTTGAAAGCTGGAATGCAGCTTCATAGGTAAGGGTTCCTGACCTTGAAACTATACCAACATTTCCTCTTTTGAAGATATGTCCAGGCATAATACCGATTTTTGCTTCTTCTGGTGTAATAACACCTGGACAGTTTGGCCCAATTAAAACAGTGTCAGGATAGTAGGTTTTTATATAGTTTTTAACAGGTATCATATCATTTACAGGAATTCCTTCTGTAATACATATAACTGTTTTTATTCCTGCATCTACAGCTTCTAAAATAGCATCAGCCGCAAATGGAGGTGGAACAAAAATAAGAGAACAATCTGCCCCTGTGTTATCAACTGCTTCTCTTACACTATCAAAAACAGGAATTCCTTCTACTTCCTGTCCTCCTTTTCCTGGTGTAACACCACCAACAACCTGTGTTCCATAAGCTTTACATTGTGTTGCATGAAAAGAACCTTCTCTTCCTGTTATTCCCTGAACAATAACTTTTGTATCTTTATTTACTAATACTGCCATTTTTTGTCCTCCTTATTGTTTTTTACAGTATTTTTACCCTAAGTTTGCAGCCATTTAGATTAAATTCAAAACTTTCTTCAATTGTTTCAAAAACTTTGTTGTATCTATTGTTTTCCAGATGATAAATCTTCACATGCTGTCTGTCTTCAAAAGGATAAACTAAGCAGTAGTATCCCACTCCTTCCCTTTCGTAGAGTTCGTATTTTATATGTTCATCCATTTTTACAGAGGATGGAGATACCACTTCAAATATAATTTGAGGAGTTGTAGTAATTTTTTCCCGTATATTTCCACAGATTACTATCACATCTGGTCTGATTACAGTATCCTCAGATATGTAATAATCAATGTTTGGAATAACTTCGCACTTTATCCCACACTTTTTTATTTCTTTATCCAGCTCAACTATTAGATTTCTTACTATCCTTTGGTGTTCAACAGAAGGAGATACTAAGGCATAGGGAACTCCCTCAATGAGTTCCCAATCTCCTTGCCATTTATTTCTTTCTTCTACCGTATAGTAAGGTAAATATCTATCGGCTAAGCCCATATAATTTTCCTGCCTATCCTGCTTGTTTTGCAAGTTCTACTGCTTTTTGTGCTCCTTCCCACATTGTGTCAGCAGGTATTAGGTCAAGTCCTGATTCAGCAAGCATTTTCTTTCCAAGCTCAACGTTTGTTCCTTCCATTCTAACTACGATTGGAACGTGTGGTTTGACTTCCTTAGAAGCCTCAATAATACCTTCTGCAAGTCTATCACATCTTAAAATTCCACCAAAGATGTTGATAAATATAGCTTTTACGTTAGGGTCAGAGAGGATAATTTTGAATGCATTTGCTATCTGCTCAGCATTTGCAGAACCACCAACATCAAGGAAGTTTGCAGGTTCGCCACCGGCAAGTTTGATTGTGTCCATTGTTGCCATTGCAAGACCTGCACCGTTAACCATACATGCAATATTTCCATCAAGCTTGATATAGTTCAGGTTATATTGTTTTGCTTTTACTTCAAGCTCAGATTCCTGAGTTGGGTCTTCCATTTCCATAATATCTGGGTGTCTGAATAATGCATTATCATCAAAATCAACCTTTGCATCCAGAACAACGATGTTTCCTTCTTTTGTTAAAACCAGAGGGTTAATCTCAACCATTGAGGCATCTTCATTCATATAAACTTCATAAAGTTTTACAAACACAGAGGCCACTTTGTTGATTAAATTCTTTGGAAATCCAAGTTTAAGGGCAATTTCCCTTGCCTGATAAGGTCTGAGACCTAAAAATGGGTCAATTACTTCTGTAATAATAGCTTCCGGATTTTTTGCAGCAACTTCTTCAATCTCCATTCCACCTTCAGCAGAGGCCATGATAATTAGTTTTGATTTGCTTCTATCCAGTGTGATTGCCACATAGTATTCTTTGTCTATATTTGTTCCTTCTTCTATATATACTCTGCTTACAGGAAGTCCTTCGGGACCTGTCTGGAATGTAACAAGAGTTTTTCCTAAAAGCTCAGCTGCATACTTCTGAACTTCGTCTAAGTTGTGAGCCAGTTTAACACCACCGGCTTTCCCTCTACCTCCTGCGTGTATCTGTGCTTTTACGACTACTGGAAACTTTCCAATTTGCTGTGCAGCTTCTACAGCTTCTTCAACAGTAAAAGCTGGATATCCTTCAGGAACAGGTAATCCATATTTTCTAAATACCTCTTTTGCCTGATGCTCATGTACTTTCATCCTGTCCTCCTTTATGGGTCTATTTCTAATTTTCTAAATTTTTTCTGACCTTCTTCAAAAACATCACCACCATAGATATCATTTGCAACAATTACCGGAAAGTCCTCAAAATAAAGCTTTCTAATAGCTTCAGGTCCTAAATCTTCGTAGGCTATTATTTCAACACTTTTGATATGTTTTGATAAAAGTGCCGCCGTTCCTCCATAGGCGGCAAAATACACAGCTTTGTATTTTTTTAGTGCTTCTTTAACCTCTGTCCCTCTCCATCCTTTCCCTATTGTTCCTTTAAGCCCTAATTCGTGGAGTTTTGGAGTGTATTTATCCATTCTGTAAGCTGTGGTTGGTCCTGCTGAGCCTATAATCTGTCCAGGTTTTGGAGGAGTAGGACCAACATAATATATAACCTGACCTTTTACATCAAATGGTAGTTTACCTGTTTTCTCATATTCTTCTAACATTCTTTTATGGGCAGCATCTCTTGCTGTGTAAACATATCCAGAGAGTAAAACTCTATCCCCTGCTCTTAAGTCTTCAATAATTTCATCTGTTAAAGGGGTTGTTATTTTCTTAACATCAGACATCTTGTCCTTCCTCTTCTATTAATTTTTTCAGATTGAACTTAATTTTGCCCATTACAGGTATATCATAATCAAAGTCCACTATAAGCCATGGCTTTTTATTTTCTGCTATCCAGATTTTTTTATCTTTTGTAAATATCCAGATAACTTTTTTAACTCCACTATCCAGCAAATCCTGTGTTTTTCTGTGAAAATAATCCTGTGGATTTTCAAATTTTCTAAGGTCTGCCTTTGTGTCTATTTCTATTACAACTTCAGGGGCTACAGGAATAAGTTTGTCCTGTGTCAGATAAGGCTTAACCTTTTCTTTTTCCCAGATAGCTA contains the following coding sequences:
- a CDS encoding IS1 transposase, translating into MRSYIGNKNNDFWLWTVVADRRIKFFEIGKRTEETFYVLEQKLPKYKQVHTDGYHIYENLRNRKKKKFGLTNWNEGLHSVIRDKLAMFRRKTKAYAKTVNSMKRALALLFIYWNFLPMDL
- a CDS encoding helix-turn-helix domain-containing protein; the protein is MRCKYCNSEKVVKKGFNPNRKQRYLCKSCNRTFVENAERNYYPHNYKELAVRMFCEGMTMMAIARVLKVPYQTVRTWIRREGEKALKKI
- a CDS encoding TolC family protein, whose amino-acid sequence is MKNTIWLITLLFFQLSYGISLQEIIKTAKENSPLIKQKKIEVQIQKSESRAANAKRFGQVDTFATFTRYEDKRILYPISPPVNIHNLVGAQNQFIIGMSYNLPLFTGFELERKVEISKISEKIKEIEYTLTLQQLIFNIKSIYFQIRYSVQ
- a CDS encoding TetR/AcrR family transcriptional regulator, which encodes MGRKRKSVEERKKEVFYTISQIIAEKGLSEVSTIEVAKRLGVSQPAIYKYFKNKDEMIIYFLENLRQELEKITEKAEYGESARQKLKIIITEHLKLIDETKSLPKIVFSDVLYVDEEKRDKLREIVTSYWDKVKEIIEFGIENGEIKDIDPEFAVRLIMGLILSSSLKWFVNGMKNSILDEKDFILDNIFKILLKEKQT
- the sucD gene encoding succinate--CoA ligase subunit alpha, which translates into the protein MAVLVNKDTKVIVQGITGREGSFHATQCKAYGTQVVGGVTPGKGGQEVEGIPVFDSVREAVDNTGADCSLIFVPPPFAADAILEAVDAGIKTVICITEGIPVNDMIPVKNYIKTYYPDTVLIGPNCPGVITPEEAKIGIMPGHIFKRGNVGIVSRSGTLTYEAAFQLSNRGIGQSTVIGIGGDPVPGTVFADVLKWFQDDPETEAIVMIGEIGGTAEEEAAEFIKEYVTKPVVAYIAGVTAPPGKRMGHAGAIIAGGKGTAEEKYKALEAAGAKTVKNISFIGDAVAEVLNK
- a CDS encoding Uma2 family endonuclease — translated: MGLADRYLPYYTVEERNKWQGDWELIEGVPYALVSPSVEHQRIVRNLIVELDKEIKKCGIKCEVIPNIDYYISEDTVIRPDVIVICGNIREKITTTPQIIFEVVSPSSVKMDEHIKYELYEREGVGYYCLVYPFEDRQHVKIYHLENNRYNKVFETIEESFEFNLNGCKLRVKIL
- the sucC gene encoding ADP-forming succinate--CoA ligase subunit beta gives rise to the protein MKVHEHQAKEVFRKYGLPVPEGYPAFTVEEAVEAAQQIGKFPVVVKAQIHAGGRGKAGGVKLAHNLDEVQKYAAELLGKTLVTFQTGPEGLPVSRVYIEEGTNIDKEYYVAITLDRSKSKLIIMASAEGGMEIEEVAAKNPEAIITEVIDPFLGLRPYQAREIALKLGFPKNLINKVASVFVKLYEVYMNEDASMVEINPLVLTKEGNIVVLDAKVDFDDNALFRHPDIMEMEDPTQESELEVKAKQYNLNYIKLDGNIACMVNGAGLAMATMDTIKLAGGEPANFLDVGGSANAEQIANAFKIILSDPNVKAIFINIFGGILRCDRLAEGIIEASKEVKPHVPIVVRMEGTNVELGKKMLAESGLDLIPADTMWEGAQKAVELAKQAG
- a CDS encoding Fe-S-containing hydro-lyase → MSDVKKITTPLTDEIIEDLRAGDRVLLSGYVYTARDAAHKRMLEEYEKTGKLPFDVKGQVIYYVGPTPPKPGQIIGSAGPTTAYRMDKYTPKLHELGLKGTIGKGWRGTEVKEALKKYKAVYFAAYGGTAALLSKHIKSVEIIAYEDLGPEAIRKLYFEDFPVIVANDIYGGDVFEEGQKKFRKLEIDP
- a CDS encoding Uma2 family endonuclease, whose protein sequence is MATTIKKELKNKKKTRKKVPRALIYEMRKGSPIYYRDYDKVLKGELSLEAVMGSSGLQAWLIDIIITFLKSVLDKGKYIILTNEVGYKFAPRSWYNLDIAIWEKEKVKPYLTQDKLIPVAPEVVIEIDTKADLRKFENPQDYFHRKTQDLLDSGVKKVIWIFTKDKKIWIAENKKPWLIVDFDYDIPVMGKIKFNLKKLIEEEGQDV